One part of the Paroedura picta isolate Pp20150507F chromosome 5, Ppicta_v3.0, whole genome shotgun sequence genome encodes these proteins:
- the LOC143838778 gene encoding uncharacterized protein LOC143838778, whose protein sequence is MAAAGERGAASHPHRSSRATPAPATASADAILPRNRTQPGRRAHVRDHRPPAGGQWEAAQPTRSLPIGPCGERPADVWRRPRRGGASSPGGRLHGSLRRGGVLARRPEIGRGYLWADCTAQPG, encoded by the coding sequence ATGGCGGCTGCAGGCGAGCGGGGCGCCGCCTCTCATCCCCACCGCAGCAGCCGGGCCACCCCGGCTCCCGCCACCGCCTCAGCCGACGCCATCTTGCCTCGGAACCGGACCCAGCCCGGGCGCCGCGCGCATGTGCGGGACCATCGCCCGCCCGCAGGGGGCCAATGGGAGGCGGCCCAGCCCACGAGGAGCCTCCCGATTGGTCCGTGCGGCGAGAGGCCCGCGGATGTGTGGCGTCGGCCGCGCAGGGGTGGGGCTTCGTCTCCGGGCGGGCGCCTCCACGGCTCTCTTCGGCGGGGCGGGGTCCTGGCCCGGCGGCCGGAGATTGGCCGAG